A DNA window from Undibacterium sp. YM2 contains the following coding sequences:
- a CDS encoding phosphoethanolamine transferase: MNTTASQSQQHQQQSQQQNQYQHQLKAGLSYELLSFFFLLIPFAIANGIVIAKAAALPLYGGKIILFVLPVSFLFFQLWKKLLVLKLLTALLAIFAGAEAYVAYEFGGVSGSSLYSILTTSDSSESFHYLLQHAQITMLWLVLCAASTALAIYFARRSAFKPGGFVILCLLCIAGYGWYIGAMSASTYLKEKNANRYPTISEDGKEKLFGVGNLPPLLSTVKDTYPYGLPVRLWMFWREEKVMRGMEQKLSQFRFGAAATAPSAEPASKDAQETYVLVLGETARFDRWTVNGYERDTSPNLLKARQNGELVSMRDMITPRTFTMGSIPIYLSGRDIMQEGARQKSLISAFREAGFKTYFLSTQVKKSFLNNVTTLFAAEADVQQYFESDETLGLVYDDALLGPLKNILQEKPAKKLIVLHTMGSHAVYSARYPRAFEKYPVSSAGKAGAEPIDDMQATSNAYDNSIRYTDHVLGEIMQTLALLPGNAAMIYGSDHGESLPTKACKFIGHGVLNEENLRVPYFVWANQAYRQQHVTMWQNLLKNQDKASMTSANFATLLDMAGISFANFPAEHSLVREYRVRPERMVMNMQNTELDFNTAKEKAGACGMLQAKE, from the coding sequence ATGAATACCACTGCCAGCCAGTCACAGCAGCATCAGCAGCAAAGTCAGCAACAAAATCAGTACCAGCACCAGCTTAAAGCTGGCCTGTCTTATGAGTTGCTGTCTTTCTTTTTCTTGCTGATACCGTTTGCCATCGCCAACGGTATCGTCATTGCCAAAGCTGCAGCATTGCCCCTGTACGGTGGCAAAATCATCCTGTTTGTATTGCCGGTATCCTTTCTCTTTTTCCAGTTATGGAAGAAGCTGCTGGTGCTCAAGTTGCTGACTGCCTTGCTGGCCATCTTCGCAGGTGCCGAAGCTTATGTCGCCTATGAGTTTGGTGGTGTATCCGGTTCCAGCCTGTATTCCATACTCACGACCAGCGACAGCAGCGAATCCTTTCATTATCTGTTGCAGCATGCTCAGATCACCATGTTGTGGCTTGTTCTATGCGCAGCCAGTACTGCGCTGGCAATCTATTTTGCCCGCCGCAGCGCTTTTAAGCCTGGCGGCTTCGTGATTCTTTGCCTGCTGTGCATCGCTGGATATGGCTGGTACATCGGTGCCATGAGTGCCAGTACTTACCTCAAAGAGAAAAATGCCAACCGCTATCCGACCATCAGCGAAGATGGTAAAGAAAAACTGTTTGGTGTTGGCAATCTGCCGCCTTTGCTTTCTACCGTGAAAGATACCTATCCTTATGGTTTGCCTGTCAGGTTATGGATGTTCTGGCGCGAAGAAAAAGTCATGCGCGGCATGGAACAGAAGCTGAGTCAGTTCCGTTTTGGTGCAGCGGCAACCGCGCCGTCAGCGGAGCCTGCCAGCAAAGATGCACAAGAAACCTATGTGCTGGTATTGGGCGAGACAGCCAGGTTTGACCGCTGGACTGTGAACGGCTATGAACGTGATACCTCTCCCAATCTGCTCAAAGCCAGGCAAAACGGCGAACTGGTCAGCATGCGTGACATGATTACTCCGCGCACATTCACGATGGGGTCGATACCCATCTATTTGAGCGGGCGCGACATCATGCAGGAAGGTGCGCGACAGAAATCCCTAATTTCAGCCTTCAGGGAAGCCGGCTTCAAGACTTATTTCTTATCGACGCAGGTGAAGAAAAGTTTTTTGAACAATGTCACGACCCTGTTCGCAGCAGAGGCCGATGTACAGCAGTATTTTGAATCAGACGAAACCCTGGGCCTGGTGTATGACGATGCCTTGCTGGGGCCGCTCAAAAATATCCTGCAAGAAAAACCGGCAAAAAAACTCATCGTCCTGCACACCATGGGCAGCCACGCAGTTTACTCTGCCAGATATCCCAGGGCATTTGAGAAATATCCTGTCAGCAGCGCAGGCAAGGCAGGAGCAGAACCAATCGATGACATGCAGGCGACTTCGAATGCCTACGACAACAGCATCAGATATACCGATCATGTGCTCGGTGAAATCATGCAGACATTGGCTTTATTGCCGGGTAATGCTGCCATGATCTATGGCTCAGATCACGGCGAATCATTACCCACCAAGGCTTGCAAATTCATAGGCCATGGCGTCCTGAATGAAGAGAATTTGCGCGTGCCCTATTTTGTCTGGGCCAATCAGGCCTACCGTCAGCAGCATGTGACGATGTGGCAAAATCTCTTGAAGAACCAGGACAAGGCAAGCATGACCAGTGCCAATTTCGCCACCTTGCTGGACATGGCAGGCATCAGTTTTGCAAACTTCCCTGCCGAACATAGCCTGGTCAGGGAGTACCGCGTCAGGCCGGAAAGAATGGTGATGAACATGCAAAACACTGAGCTGGACTTCAATACCGCCAAGGAAAAAGCGGGAGCCTGCGGCATGTTGCAGGCCAAGGAGTAA
- a CDS encoding Fe-Mn family superoxide dismutase, with protein MLHTLPELPYAMDALQPHISKETLEYHYGKHHQTYVTNLNALIKDTEFAEESLENIVKKSTGSIFNNAAQVWNHNFYWQSLTPSGGGVAIGALGDAIITQWGSFDKFKQEFTQSCVSNFGSGWTWLLKRFDGSLAIVNTSNAATPLVGVDKPLLTCDIWEHAYYIDYRNQRPAYMDAYWCLVNWDFVAANFSEAG; from the coding sequence ATGTTACATACCTTACCCGAACTGCCGTATGCAATGGATGCCTTGCAACCGCATATCTCCAAAGAAACTCTGGAATATCATTACGGTAAGCATCACCAGACCTATGTGACGAATCTGAATGCCCTGATCAAGGACACGGAATTCGCAGAAGAATCACTCGAAAACATCGTCAAGAAATCAACAGGCAGCATATTCAATAATGCCGCACAGGTGTGGAACCATAATTTTTACTGGCAAAGCCTGACACCCAGCGGTGGCGGTGTCGCCATTGGTGCACTGGGTGATGCGATCATTACCCAATGGGGTAGCTTTGATAAATTCAAACAAGAATTTACTCAGTCTTGCGTCAGTAATTTTGGCTCCGGCTGGACCTGGTTATTGAAGCGTTTTGACGGTAGCCTGGCGATCGTCAATACCTCGAATGCTGCCACTCCCCTGGTTGGTGTCGATAAGCCGCTGCTCACATGTGACATCTGGGAGCATGCCTACTACATCGACTACCGCAACCAGCGTCCCGCTTATATGGATGCGTATTGGTGTCTGGTGAATTGGGATTTTGTTGCGGCGAATTTCTCTGAAGCAGGATAG
- a CDS encoding DotG/IcmE/VirB10 family protein, translating to MAEKKTGGMAFLANPKSRMMVIGVAVVLVAGIALAVNGMIKKNSMSKESSEPTSTAALPADANKKTAIDPNKVDAQQSDLRKTANEDAAKRAESSGQTFIATMRPDVAPASAASTGNGIDPSMYAARNADNGYARYAGPREPSEQDIRDAEAAQQKKVDEWKRKLTADKAKINEVWEPGSRVFYTAYVGSESAQGEKKEKDVHEQQVGKAETQKKGQVFARAGDIFYGSIDIGMNTDEPSAVTAYILSGPFKGGKLLGALSGQTAPYSEKAVIQFTSLNHPKFERSIPVKIFAVDRDTKRAAVADNVDRHLLTKFGLAAIVDFAQGYAEGKAQNNSTVIYGQNGSPTIVTQSELNNKQLIARGAAKTMNRVASTLAPYTNRPNTLEVYSQTEIGLLVAADIVYVEGVNADNSGPAPGAATANGARQAAAQAAVANAYAPALPMPPVQPPAMYGQQQVYVPQPAYPQPAYGGQPAVYGQIPVYGQR from the coding sequence ATGGCAGAAAAGAAAACAGGCGGAATGGCTTTCCTGGCAAATCCTAAATCCCGCATGATGGTCATTGGTGTTGCCGTTGTCCTGGTCGCCGGTATTGCACTGGCAGTCAATGGCATGATCAAGAAAAATTCCATGAGCAAGGAGTCGAGCGAACCCACCAGCACCGCAGCCCTGCCTGCCGATGCGAATAAAAAAACCGCCATTGACCCCAATAAAGTCGATGCTCAGCAGTCTGACTTGCGCAAGACTGCCAACGAAGATGCGGCCAAGCGGGCAGAGTCAAGCGGGCAGACCTTTATTGCAACGATGCGCCCAGACGTTGCTCCTGCGTCTGCTGCCAGTACTGGCAACGGCATAGACCCCAGCATGTATGCGGCGCGCAATGCAGACAATGGCTATGCCAGGTATGCAGGGCCACGCGAACCCAGTGAGCAGGATATCCGTGATGCAGAAGCTGCCCAACAGAAAAAAGTCGATGAATGGAAGCGCAAGCTGACTGCCGACAAAGCCAAGATCAATGAGGTATGGGAGCCGGGCTCCAGGGTTTTCTATACGGCCTATGTAGGCAGTGAGAGTGCCCAGGGTGAGAAAAAAGAAAAAGATGTTCATGAGCAGCAAGTTGGCAAGGCCGAGACACAAAAGAAAGGCCAGGTCTTTGCCAGGGCAGGCGATATTTTCTATGGCAGCATCGATATAGGCATGAATACGGATGAGCCCAGTGCCGTCACCGCCTACATCCTGAGTGGGCCATTCAAGGGCGGCAAGTTGCTCGGTGCACTGTCCGGGCAAACTGCGCCTTACTCAGAAAAAGCCGTGATTCAATTTACCTCGCTGAACCATCCCAAGTTTGAGCGTTCCATCCCCGTCAAAATTTTTGCTGTCGATCGTGATACGAAACGTGCAGCGGTTGCCGATAATGTAGACAGGCATTTGCTGACCAAATTCGGGCTGGCTGCCATCGTTGATTTTGCCCAGGGTTATGCAGAAGGCAAGGCGCAAAATAATTCGACGGTTATTTATGGCCAGAATGGTTCGCCGACCATCGTGACGCAGTCAGAGCTTAACAACAAGCAATTGATCGCCCGTGGTGCCGCAAAAACCATGAACCGTGTTGCCAGCACGCTGGCACCGTATACCAACAGGCCAAATACCCTGGAAGTGTATTCACAAACAGAGATAGGTCTGCTGGTCGCGGCTGACATCGTCTATGTCGAAGGTGTTAATGCTGATAATAGCGGGCCTGCACCGGGCGCTGCTACGGCAAATGGTGCAAGGCAGGCCGCTGCACAGGCCGCAGTTGCAAATGCCTATGCACCTGCGCTTCCTATGCCGCCTGTCCAGCCGCCAGCCATGTATGGTCAGCAGCAAGTATATGTGCCGCAACCTGCCTATCCTCAGCCAGCCTATGGTGGCCAGCCCGCAGTGTATGGGCAAATCCCTGTGTATGGTCAGCGCTAG
- a CDS encoding PadR family transcriptional regulator yields the protein MSLPHALLTSIAEKPCSGYDLARRFDKSIGYFWHATHQQIYRELGRMEAQGWVISTEVEGGRAGKKLIAILPAGRDELRRWASESSAPMRLRDDMMVKLRADAAIGPLGLAEEFERRLQLHEQELATYLEIEKRDFSAHTLSHEQQLRYLILKAGITFEESRVQWTKEALRILKDGAEAK from the coding sequence ATGTCCCTGCCCCACGCCTTGCTGACCTCGATTGCCGAAAAGCCATGTTCAGGTTATGACCTGGCTCGGCGTTTTGACAAGTCCATAGGCTATTTCTGGCATGCGACACACCAGCAAATCTACCGGGAACTGGGGCGCATGGAGGCGCAGGGCTGGGTAATATCGACCGAAGTTGAAGGTGGCCGCGCAGGCAAGAAACTCATCGCCATTCTGCCTGCGGGCCGGGATGAGTTACGACGCTGGGCCAGTGAAAGCAGTGCACCGATGAGACTGCGGGATGACATGATGGTCAAACTGCGGGCTGATGCTGCCATAGGCCCCTTGGGTCTGGCAGAAGAGTTTGAGCGCCGCCTGCAATTGCATGAGCAGGAACTGGCAACTTACCTGGAGATAGAAAAGCGTGACTTCAGCGCCCACACACTGTCACACGAGCAACAATTGCGTTACCTGATACTCAAGGCGGGTATCACCTTTGAAGAGAGCCGTGTGCAGTGGACTAAAGAGGCTTTGCGCATCTTGAAGGATGGTGCAGAAGCGAAGTGA
- a CDS encoding DotH/IcmK family type IV secretion protein, with product MNKNRNIQLACALFMGLLGTAALARQAGAEAPPAKSQTKPGEMALPSALPPAPAESMQQASPASAARLTASELNARYSDPAMLPSPDGYAKPRTKLKMPQFRDPKEQAFDELLDETVTFSRDEINRYYDRIDDFKRSVRTPDGQMHRAVISSVIVNLQPGSVIPVMRLNVNENSSLLFTDSTGNPWPVVKFAAPSKTMFAVEFHPNNNPHEIALEPIKDYAYGNLKVFLAGMSTPVFVRLVTGQKETDVRLDARMPVRGPNAAALIEKQMPPEASSSMFSMLNGVVPEKAQELRVEGADARAWMLDGKMYLRLTNKTSVRSPSWTGTMSSIDGTNVYELPARTPVIYAAQEGKSVELRVSGF from the coding sequence ATGAATAAGAATAGAAATATCCAGCTTGCCTGCGCACTCTTCATGGGGTTGCTTGGTACTGCCGCTTTGGCCAGACAGGCTGGTGCCGAGGCTCCGCCTGCCAAGTCACAAACCAAACCCGGTGAAATGGCCCTGCCCAGTGCCTTACCACCCGCACCTGCAGAGTCAATGCAGCAGGCCAGCCCTGCCAGCGCAGCGAGATTGACAGCATCTGAACTGAATGCCAGGTATAGCGACCCTGCCATGCTGCCGTCACCAGATGGTTATGCGAAACCACGTACCAAACTCAAGATGCCGCAGTTCCGCGATCCCAAAGAGCAGGCCTTTGATGAGTTGCTCGATGAAACCGTGACTTTCAGCCGTGATGAAATCAATCGCTATTACGACCGTATTGATGATTTCAAGCGTTCGGTGCGCACGCCTGACGGGCAGATGCACAGGGCGGTGATTTCTTCGGTGATTGTGAACTTGCAGCCTGGCTCGGTGATCCCGGTGATGCGCCTGAACGTCAATGAAAACTCGTCCTTGCTGTTCACGGATTCAACGGGCAATCCCTGGCCTGTCGTCAAATTTGCGGCTCCTTCCAAGACCATGTTTGCTGTGGAATTTCATCCGAATAATAATCCGCATGAAATTGCCCTGGAACCTATCAAGGATTATGCCTACGGCAATTTGAAAGTTTTCCTGGCAGGCATGAGCACACCAGTCTTTGTGCGCCTGGTCACCGGTCAAAAAGAAACTGATGTGCGTCTGGACGCGAGGATGCCTGTACGCGGACCGAATGCCGCTGCCCTGATAGAAAAGCAAATGCCGCCTGAGGCTTCTTCTTCGATGTTCTCCATGCTCAATGGCGTGGTGCCAGAAAAAGCACAGGAACTCAGGGTTGAGGGGGCAGATGCCAGGGCCTGGATGCTGGATGGAAAAATGTATTTGCGCCTGACCAACAAGACTTCAGTGCGCTCACCATCATGGACAGGAACCATGTCCTCGATTGATGGTACCAATGTTTATGAGCTTCCTGCGCGTACGCCGGTGATCTATGCGGCGCAAGAAGGTAAGAGTGTTGAATTACGCGTGTCGGGGTTTTAA
- a CDS encoding flavodoxin family protein: MIQIRLGQAKTKLSREEFGQRYRASFIDPAFGAEESAIARLEEIAWHAYDEGRKAPFTRKAGAGYADPDYDLSVEWQATKDRLEAAQAKWSQASTPSRVLLICASARSDGTCPGEMSKSFRLLQIAKKELEQVNIQSDVLDLSLLTSEYGRNIFPCKGCASTAMPLCHWPCSCYPNHALNQTNDWMAEIYERWTAAHAVIIVTPVYWYQSPSPLKLMIDRLVCADGGNPDPTSTSGKKADKAKELEMVGWNYPQHLAGRAYGLIVHGDVAGVDDSRRALTDWLDWMGFIDAGTQARLGRYIGYYEPYANSHETLDADVAIQQESRNVAIAVAKAVTELRAGRLQAVQADVKRPRPK, encoded by the coding sequence ATGATACAGATACGCTTAGGCCAGGCAAAAACCAAACTCAGCCGCGAAGAATTTGGGCAGCGCTATCGTGCCAGTTTTATTGATCCGGCTTTTGGTGCAGAAGAGTCTGCCATCGCCAGGCTGGAAGAAATTGCCTGGCATGCATATGATGAAGGGCGCAAAGCCCCTTTCACGCGAAAAGCTGGCGCTGGCTATGCAGACCCTGATTATGATCTGTCAGTGGAATGGCAGGCGACCAAAGACCGTTTGGAAGCCGCGCAAGCAAAGTGGAGTCAGGCATCGACACCATCGCGTGTTTTGCTGATTTGCGCTTCTGCACGCAGTGACGGCACTTGTCCTGGTGAAATGTCCAAGAGCTTTCGCCTGCTGCAAATCGCCAAAAAGGAATTGGAGCAAGTCAATATTCAGTCTGATGTACTGGACCTGAGTTTGCTGACCTCAGAATATGGCAGGAATATTTTCCCCTGCAAAGGCTGTGCGTCAACAGCCATGCCCTTGTGTCACTGGCCTTGTAGTTGCTACCCCAATCATGCACTGAACCAGACCAATGACTGGATGGCAGAAATATATGAACGCTGGACTGCCGCCCATGCCGTCATCATCGTCACGCCAGTCTATTGGTACCAAAGTCCCAGCCCCTTGAAGCTCATGATAGACCGCCTCGTCTGCGCCGATGGCGGCAACCCTGATCCGACATCCACTTCAGGTAAAAAAGCCGACAAAGCCAAGGAACTGGAAATGGTGGGCTGGAATTATCCTCAGCATCTGGCAGGCCGCGCTTATGGCTTGATCGTACATGGAGATGTTGCTGGAGTGGATGACTCGCGCCGTGCATTAACAGACTGGCTGGACTGGATGGGCTTTATCGATGCGGGTACGCAGGCACGCCTGGGCCGTTACATAGGTTATTACGAACCCTATGCGAATAGCCATGAAACCCTGGATGCCGATGTCGCCATCCAGCAGGAATCGCGCAATGTGGCAATTGCTGTCGCCAAGGCGGTGACTGAATTGCGTGCTGGCCGTTTGCAGGCGGTACAGGCTGACGTGAAACGGCCAAGGCCTAAATAA
- a CDS encoding NADPH-dependent 2,4-dienoyl-CoA reductase: MSFYPHLTKPLDLGFTTLPNRLLMGSMHVGLEEVDNGFERMAAFYAERARGGVGLIVTGGIAPNERARPMHGGAMLTTEAEAEHHKIVTKAVHDAGGKIAMQILHFGRYSYQPTLVAPSAIKAPINPFKPHALTTEEVEQTISDFVRCAALAQSAGYDGVEVMGSEGYLINEFIAACTNQRDDEWGGAYENRIRFPIEIVRRIREKVGSNFIIIYRLSMLDLVDGGSTLEEVTQLAKAIEAAGATIINTGIGWHEARIPTIATKVPRAAFAWVTKKLKGQVNIPLIATNRINTPEVAEQLLADDYCDMVSMARPLLADPQFMRKAEQGRAEEINTCIGCNQACLDHTFGGKVTSCLVNPRACHETELVDAPLEKAKRIAVVGAGPAGLSFATTAANRGHAVTLFDAGSEIGGQFNIAKQVPGKEEFYETLRYFGKQIELTGVTLKLNTKVDASDLADFDEVVLATGITPRVPPIEGIEHAKVLSYLDVLRDKKTVGKSVAIIGAGGIGFDVAEYLSHSGTSPSLDPEKFYAEWGIDTDYKNVGGLRTADVEKPARQIFLLQRKTSKVGDGLGKTTGWIHRTGLKNREVQMIAGVSYDKIDDAGLHVTIGGEQKLLPVDNVILCAGQEPRRDLQAMLEAAGKPVHLIGGADVAAELDAKRAINQGTRLAATI, from the coding sequence ATGTCTTTTTATCCTCACCTGACAAAGCCACTCGATCTGGGTTTTACTACTTTACCTAATCGCCTCTTAATGGGTTCCATGCACGTGGGGCTGGAAGAAGTCGACAATGGCTTTGAGCGTATGGCGGCGTTTTATGCAGAGCGTGCTCGTGGCGGCGTAGGCCTGATCGTGACTGGTGGCATTGCCCCGAACGAAAGAGCGCGCCCTATGCACGGCGGTGCCATGCTGACCACTGAGGCAGAAGCAGAACATCATAAAATAGTCACCAAGGCCGTGCATGATGCCGGTGGCAAGATCGCCATGCAGATTTTGCATTTTGGCCGTTATTCTTACCAGCCTACCCTGGTTGCGCCTAGCGCCATCAAGGCACCGATCAACCCTTTCAAGCCGCATGCACTGACGACAGAAGAAGTCGAACAAACCATCTCTGACTTCGTCCGCTGTGCTGCGTTGGCGCAATCGGCTGGCTATGATGGTGTTGAAGTCATGGGCTCTGAGGGTTACCTGATCAATGAATTCATCGCTGCTTGCACCAACCAGCGCGATGATGAATGGGGCGGCGCTTATGAAAACCGCATCCGCTTCCCTATAGAAATCGTGCGCCGCATACGCGAAAAAGTAGGAAGCAACTTCATCATCATTTACCGCCTGTCCATGCTGGATCTGGTCGATGGTGGTTCTACCCTAGAAGAAGTCACGCAACTGGCCAAAGCCATAGAAGCGGCTGGTGCAACAATTATCAATACCGGCATAGGCTGGCATGAAGCGCGCATCCCTACCATCGCTACCAAGGTGCCACGCGCCGCTTTTGCCTGGGTTACCAAGAAGCTCAAAGGCCAGGTGAACATCCCCCTGATCGCGACCAACCGTATCAATACGCCAGAAGTGGCCGAGCAATTGCTGGCCGATGATTATTGCGACATGGTCTCCATGGCTCGCCCGCTGCTGGCAGACCCGCAGTTCATGCGCAAGGCAGAACAGGGAAGAGCAGAAGAAATCAATACCTGCATAGGTTGCAACCAGGCTTGTCTGGATCATACTTTTGGCGGCAAGGTCACGTCCTGCCTCGTCAATCCACGTGCCTGCCATGAGACTGAACTGGTTGATGCTCCGCTGGAAAAAGCCAAGCGCATTGCGGTAGTTGGTGCTGGTCCTGCCGGTCTGAGCTTCGCGACGACTGCTGCCAATCGCGGCCATGCTGTCACCCTGTTTGATGCCGGTTCTGAAATTGGCGGCCAGTTCAACATCGCCAAGCAAGTGCCGGGCAAGGAAGAGTTTTATGAAACCCTGCGTTATTTCGGCAAACAGATAGAACTGACCGGTGTCACATTGAAGCTCAATACCAAGGTTGATGCATCCGACCTGGCAGACTTTGATGAAGTCGTACTGGCAACGGGTATTACTCCGCGTGTCCCACCTATCGAAGGTATAGAGCATGCCAAAGTCCTCAGTTATCTCGATGTCTTGCGTGACAAGAAAACGGTCGGCAAATCTGTTGCCATCATAGGTGCGGGCGGCATAGGTTTTGACGTTGCAGAATACCTGAGCCACAGCGGTACCAGCCCTAGTCTGGATCCGGAAAAATTCTATGCTGAATGGGGTATCGATACCGACTATAAAAACGTCGGTGGTTTGCGTACTGCTGATGTGGAAAAACCTGCACGCCAGATTTTCCTGTTACAGCGCAAGACTTCCAAGGTTGGTGATGGTCTGGGTAAAACCACGGGCTGGATACACCGCACAGGACTCAAAAACCGTGAAGTACAAATGATAGCCGGCGTCAGCTATGACAAGATAGACGATGCGGGTTTGCATGTCACCATCGGTGGCGAACAAAAGCTGTTGCCTGTTGATAATGTGATTCTGTGCGCGGGCCAGGAACCAAGGCGTGACCTGCAAGCCATGCTCGAAGCTGCAGGCAAACCGGTCCATCTGATCGGTGGTGCGGATGTAGCGGCGGAGCTGGATGCCAAGCGTGCTATCAACCAGGGTACGCGTCTGGCAGCGACAATTTAA
- a CDS encoding DotI/IcmL/TraM family protein, with product MSGSIAQQQLPAKAETKPPVHAVDASLAGGNTRETTGQPELNMARAEFYLDRYRFIQKIVAGLLVLTILLAYALYDVYRNPPKPLYIAAENDGRIIELRPISRPTISKNALLTWAAESVTSIFTYDYVNYRRQFQSNVDYFSAEGWQAYMDQLDKSGTLQTVKEKSMLVSAVVSSSPVITGEAPVNGIYMWKVEMPIDVTYTPFGQSPIKQKLIIKMNLRAISPLENPRGVVIDSFSTFER from the coding sequence ATGTCTGGCTCCATAGCTCAACAACAATTGCCAGCCAAGGCGGAAACCAAGCCGCCTGTGCATGCAGTTGACGCGTCGCTTGCAGGCGGCAATACCAGGGAAACCACAGGGCAGCCTGAACTGAATATGGCACGCGCCGAGTTTTATCTCGACCGTTACCGCTTTATCCAGAAAATTGTGGCAGGTCTGCTGGTGCTGACTATCCTGCTGGCGTATGCCTTGTACGATGTTTACCGCAATCCCCCCAAGCCCTTGTATATCGCCGCAGAAAATGATGGACGCATTATTGAATTGCGCCCCATCAGCCGCCCCACCATCTCCAAGAATGCCTTGCTGACCTGGGCTGCTGAGTCGGTCACTTCGATTTTTACTTATGACTATGTGAATTACCGCAGGCAGTTCCAGAGCAATGTCGATTATTTCAGTGCCGAGGGCTGGCAGGCATACATGGACCAGCTGGATAAATCAGGCACGTTGCAGACCGTCAAGGAAAAATCCATGCTGGTGTCCGCCGTTGTCAGCAGCAGTCCTGTGATTACTGGCGAGGCACCGGTGAATGGTATCTATATGTGGAAAGTAGAAATGCCGATCGATGTGACTTACACGCCTTTCGGACAAAGTCCTATCAAGCAAAAACTGATCATCAAGATGAACCTGCGTGCCATTTCTCCATTGGAGAACCCGCGCGGCGTGGTGATTGATAGCTTCAGTACATTCGAGCGGTGA
- a CDS encoding OsmC family protein: protein MSEKTASVHWEGSGKTAVGNISTETGALKDYPYGFASRFEDDRRGSNPEELLGAAHAACFTMAFSFACEKAGLKTTDVDTKASVRLSKQGDGFVIDRIALTMEASVAGIDDAQFQEIAAAAKRDCPLSKALVSVPEISLQATLRVDTTP, encoded by the coding sequence ATGAGCGAAAAAACAGCAAGCGTACATTGGGAAGGTTCAGGAAAAACTGCTGTCGGTAATATCAGCACGGAAACCGGCGCATTGAAAGACTATCCCTATGGCTTTGCCAGCCGTTTTGAAGATGACAGACGCGGCAGCAACCCTGAAGAATTGCTGGGTGCAGCCCATGCAGCCTGTTTCACGATGGCATTTTCATTTGCCTGCGAAAAAGCGGGTTTGAAAACGACTGATGTTGATACCAAAGCCAGCGTCAGATTGTCCAAACAGGGTGATGGCTTTGTGATAGACCGTATTGCGCTGACCATGGAAGCGAGCGTTGCAGGCATAGACGATGCGCAATTCCAGGAAATTGCAGCAGCCGCAAAACGTGACTGTCCACTCTCCAAAGCACTTGTCAGCGTTCCTGAGATAAGTCTGCAAGCAACACTGCGTGTGGATACCACACCGTAA
- a CDS encoding PhaM family polyhydroxyalkanoate granule multifunctional regulatory protein gives MSNPFSGSEIPGMNAMGDTLSFVKKLWGNMQVPGMVAPPMSVDELDKKIQDLKTVESWLTVNMNMLRGTIQALEVQRATLAALQSIGESFAQHAQQAGAMAEQATTSSTASNSGNSNSNSNADWPMHPHTAKTKVDEPDPDDEVDEDSADMPPEAGASVAEAEAPVEELTQSTKTNNATNAAKATKEADSADASTPFVNPAAWWGLLQEQFKQAVSKAIQGEQESSTAAEAAPVQKTAGKSTAGAATKTVKAGASVRAKPASKAGAGSKSVASSAAKPAAKTVAKPKAAAKPLAKTSKTTKAR, from the coding sequence ATGAGTAATCCGTTTTCTGGTTCCGAGATTCCCGGCATGAATGCCATGGGCGATACCCTGTCTTTCGTCAAAAAACTCTGGGGCAATATGCAGGTGCCCGGCATGGTTGCCCCTCCCATGTCAGTCGATGAGCTGGACAAGAAAATCCAGGATTTGAAGACGGTCGAATCCTGGTTGACAGTCAACATGAATATGCTGCGCGGGACCATACAGGCACTCGAAGTGCAACGCGCAACGCTGGCTGCGCTGCAATCGATAGGTGAAAGCTTTGCCCAGCACGCGCAGCAGGCTGGTGCGATGGCGGAGCAGGCAACAACAAGTTCAACAGCCAGCAATTCGGGCAACAGTAACAGCAATAGCAATGCCGACTGGCCCATGCATCCACATACGGCCAAGACAAAGGTCGATGAACCTGATCCTGATGATGAGGTGGACGAAGATAGCGCCGACATGCCGCCGGAAGCAGGCGCATCTGTTGCAGAGGCTGAAGCGCCGGTAGAAGAGCTCACTCAATCTACTAAAACTAACAACGCTACCAATGCTGCCAAAGCTACTAAAGAGGCAGACTCAGCAGATGCCAGCACACCCTTTGTCAACCCCGCCGCCTGGTGGGGGCTGTTGCAAGAACAGTTCAAGCAAGCCGTCAGCAAGGCCATCCAAGGGGAGCAGGAAAGCAGCACGGCAGCAGAAGCCGCGCCGGTACAAAAAACGGCTGGCAAAAGTACAGCTGGTGCAGCGACCAAAACTGTAAAAGCTGGCGCAAGTGTTAGAGCCAAACCTGCCAGCAAGGCAGGAGCTGGAAGTAAATCAGTTGCCAGCTCAGCGGCCAAACCAGCAGCAAAAACAGTAGCAAAACCTAAAGCGGCTGCCAAACCTTTAGCGAAGACCAGCAAAACGACAAAAGCCAGGTAA